The genomic stretch GCGGTGGTGAATGGCTCCACCCTCAGGCCGAACTCCGCCGGACGGGCCAGGATTTCGCGGTGGTAGTCCTGCAAGGCACGCCGCTGCGGCGAGATCAGCCGCCCGGAGCCCCACCAGCCGGTGGCGAAGAGCGCGGCTGCGACCAGCAGCAGGGCGACGATCAACAAGCGGAAAATGACCCGGCGGAAGCGCTTCATTTGATGGCTGAGGAGAGCATCCGGCCTACGTGAAATCCGAGCGCGACTCCCGTGAAATTTGCAAGATCGCATTTGCCAGAAACGACAGTGGCGACTAGGGGATGCCCATGACTCTGCTCGCCGAGACGTCCGCCGTGATGACCAAGACCCGTGAACTCTGCGCCGCCATCGCCGATGACGCGCATTTCACGAAGCTCCAGCAGGCTGTGGAGCGCTTCCTGAGCGACGACGGTGCGCGCCTGATGTATCAGACCGTGCACCAGCGCGGCGAGGAGCTGCACCACAAGCAGCACTCCGGCGTCAAGCTCGCCCCGACCGAGATCCGCGAGTTCGAAGCCGCCCGCGACGCGCTGATGAGCAACGAAGTCGCCGCCGCTTTCCTCGATGCCCAGGACGAACTGGAGTCGCTCCAGAAGACCATCGGCAAGTATGTCAACATGACCCTCGAACTCGGCCGCGTGCCGACCGAGCAAGACATCGCCGAGTCCGAAAAAGGCGGCTGCTGCGGTGGCGGCGGCTGTGGCTGCTGAGCCCGGTCTCTATCCGGCTAATTTCTTCGTCGCCCGGGCGGCTTCTTCACGGAAGCCGCCCGATGCTTTTGTGGGACTACTCAGCCGCGTTCGGAACGGCCTTCGGCTTCATCTTCGCCTTCACAAACTCGATGATGATTGGGAGCACCGAAATCCCGATGATGGCGAGAACGACGATTTCGAAATGGTCTTTTACCACGATGTGACGTCCGCCAATCGTGAACTCCGCGTTCCCGAGGAACCATCCGGCCGGCAAGAGAAGGCCGACCCAGAGGACTGCTCCGATCACGTTGAAGGACATGAACCGCTTGTAATCCATCTCGCCCGAGCCGGCTACGAAGGGAGCGAAGGTGCGGACGATCGGGACAAAGCGGGCGAGAATGATGGTCTTGCCGCCGTATCGAACGAAGAATTCGTTGGTCTTTGCGATGTGCTCGGGCTTCACGATGCGCGGGAATTTTCGCATCATCCACTGCCCGCATTTGCGGCCGATCCAGTAGTTCGCTGTATCTCCGAGGATGGCCGCTACAAGGAGAACGATCGCGGCGATCCAGACGTTCAGGCCGGCACTCGGGTCGGCGGCCAAGGCTCCGACGGCGAACAAGAGTGAATCTCCCGGCAAAAATGGAGTGACCACGAGGCCGGTTTCGCAAAAGACGATCAGGAACAGCAGCGCATAGACTAACCCACCATAGTCACTGGTGAACTGGGTGAGGTGCTCTTGGATGTGCAGGATGAAATCGATGATTTCCTTCATGTGTTCTCGGGGCGGGGGTCGCGGCTGAGCAACTCGTGCATGGCACGGGCGGCGGGCTTGCCTTGGTAGAGGATCGAGTAAACGGAGTCGATGATCGGCGTGCGGACGTGGGCGCGGCTGGCGGCATCGTGGATCGAGAGCGTGTTCGGCACTCCTTCCGCGACCATGCCGAGTGACGTGGT from Luteolibacter arcticus encodes the following:
- a CDS encoding DedA family protein produces the protein MKEIIDFILHIQEHLTQFTSDYGGLVYALLFLIVFCETGLVVTPFLPGDSLLFAVGALAADPSAGLNVWIAAIVLLVAAILGDTANYWIGRKCGQWMMRKFPRIVKPEHIAKTNEFFVRYGGKTIILARFVPIVRTFAPFVAGSGEMDYKRFMSFNVIGAVLWVGLLLPAGWFLGNAEFTIGGRHIVVKDHFEIVVLAIIGISVLPIIIEFVKAKMKPKAVPNAAE
- a CDS encoding YlbF family regulator, coding for MTLLAETSAVMTKTRELCAAIADDAHFTKLQQAVERFLSDDGARLMYQTVHQRGEELHHKQHSGVKLAPTEIREFEAARDALMSNEVAAAFLDAQDELESLQKTIGKYVNMTLELGRVPTEQDIAESEKGGCCGGGGCGC